A single window of Rubripirellula lacrimiformis DNA harbors:
- a CDS encoding glycosyltransferase family 4 protein yields MPRLPTVAFLNRCYWPDSEATGQLLADLCIDLSQDFQVHVICGMPNSPTTDEYVHHGTETRDGVIIHRLRHSSFEKKSKFGRLLNLTSFSWAARRYLRSTEHRFDLVVSETDPFLLPLVAAKYAKRTDAKLVCYLQDIYPDVAEAIGKVKTSWLTRRLRRRLKSAYDQADRVVVLGDCMERRLIASPWSIDPAKMRVLPNWSDCQSIQPIDGSKNPFRSRHGLGDKIVVMHSGNMGLTQRLDVLIDATRTAQWPDNAVLLLVGDGAVKEALVDQAGDSDRVRFLPYQPRESLGESLSAADLHVVSMHPNITGCLCPSKLYGILAAGRAVLAIADDRTDLAQTVSGHRLGWTCPPGQAGAMAAAVAKAAGNREELAKAGRRAREIALQRYDRPVVTKQFSAMLKELLPTDGTSAGS; encoded by the coding sequence GTGCCACGACTTCCAACAGTCGCATTTCTGAACCGATGCTATTGGCCCGATTCAGAAGCAACGGGACAATTGTTGGCGGACCTATGCATCGACCTATCACAGGATTTCCAGGTTCATGTGATATGCGGGATGCCCAATAGCCCAACCACCGACGAATATGTTCACCATGGGACGGAAACTCGCGATGGCGTCATTATCCACCGTCTGCGGCATTCCAGTTTTGAAAAGAAATCAAAATTCGGCCGGCTCCTGAACCTGACGTCATTTTCATGGGCGGCCAGACGGTACCTGCGATCGACCGAGCATCGCTTTGACCTGGTGGTCAGCGAAACCGACCCATTTTTGCTCCCCTTGGTAGCGGCAAAGTACGCCAAACGCACCGACGCGAAATTGGTCTGCTATCTCCAGGATATTTATCCGGATGTCGCCGAGGCGATCGGAAAGGTCAAAACGAGCTGGCTGACGCGGCGGCTTCGTCGTCGCTTAAAATCGGCTTACGACCAGGCCGACCGAGTCGTTGTGCTGGGGGATTGCATGGAACGTCGCCTGATCGCCTCACCGTGGTCGATCGATCCGGCCAAGATGCGAGTGCTGCCAAACTGGTCGGACTGCCAATCGATCCAGCCTATCGACGGTTCGAAAAACCCATTCCGAAGCCGGCATGGTTTGGGCGACAAGATCGTGGTGATGCACAGTGGCAACATGGGCCTGACCCAGCGGTTGGATGTGTTGATTGACGCGACCCGGACCGCCCAGTGGCCCGACAACGCCGTCCTGCTGCTGGTCGGCGACGGCGCCGTCAAGGAGGCATTGGTGGATCAGGCGGGCGATTCGGATCGGGTCCGCTTCCTGCCTTATCAGCCGCGTGAATCGCTGGGTGAAAGTTTGTCAGCGGCCGACCTGCACGTTGTATCGATGCATCCGAATATCACTGGCTGCCTTTGTCCTAGCAAGCTGTACGGGATTTTGGCGGCTGGCCGCGCTGTGTTGGCGATCGCTGATGATCGCACTGACCTGGCACAAACCGTCAGCGGACATCGTTTGGGGTGGACTTGCCCGCCGGGGCAGGCGGGTGCCATGGCCGCGGCAGTCGCCAAAGCCGCTGGCAACCGAGAAGAATTGGCAAAGGCTGGGCGAAGGGCCCGCGAAATCGCATTGCAGCGCTATGATCGACCGGTAGTCACCAAGCAGTTTAGTGCCATGCTGAAAGAACTGCTGCCAACCGATGGCACATCTGCTGGATCCTAA